One window of Marmota flaviventris isolate mMarFla1 chromosome 5, mMarFla1.hap1, whole genome shotgun sequence genomic DNA carries:
- the Pcdhb8 gene encoding LOW QUALITY PROTEIN: protocadherin beta-8 (The sequence of the model RefSeq protein was modified relative to this genomic sequence to represent the inferred CDS: substituted 1 base at 1 genomic stop codon) → MEASGKRICRQKQVIFFFLLGLFQEGAGEPRRYSVVEETEGNSFVTNLAKDLSLGQREFSRRGVRILSKGNKLHLQLNQETGELLLNEKLDREELCGHTEPCVLRFQLMLESPLEFFQAELQIIDINDHSPEFLDKEMLLKVSESSPSGTTFPLKNAQDMDVGQNNIENYVISPNPYFRVLTRKRSDGRKYPELVLEKALDPQEEPELKLTLTAQDGGSPPRSGTAQIHVEVVDFNDNAPEFQQLIYRVPQVQIPEDSPIGFLIVTVSATDVDLGVNGEVSYSLFQASDEISKTFAINPLTGEIRLREQLDFERVQSYEVNIEARDAGSFTGKCVVLIQVTDVNDHAPEVTMSAFTSPISENSPEMVVAVFSVLDLDSGENGKISCSIQEDLPFFLKSSVENFYTLLTERPLDRENTAEYNITITVTDLGTPILKTHLNITVQVSDVNDNSPIFTQASYTLLVQENNSPALHIGSVNATDRDSGTNAQITYSLLPTQDSHLPLTLMVSINADNGQLFALRALDFEALQSFEFHVGATDQGSPALSSQALVRVVVLDYNDNPPFVLYPMQNASAPCTELVPRAAEQGYLVTKVVAVDEDSGQNAWLSYQLLKATEPGLFGVWAHNGEVRTARLLSERDAARHRMVVLIKDNGEPQLSASVTLHVLLVDGFSQPYLPLPEVAPERAQGDSLTVYLVIALASVSSLFLFSVLVFVAVRLCRRSRAAPLGVCSVPGGHFSGHLVDVRGTGTLSQSYQYEVCLTGGSGTSEFKFLKPILPTFQDHSLGSEMXQNSNYRNNLGFNIQLK, encoded by the exons ATGGAGGCCAGCGGGAAACGCATCTGCAGACAAAAgcaagtcattttctttttcctattggGCTTATTTCAGGAGGGAGCGGGAGAGCCTAGGCGCTATTCTGTAGTGGAGGAAACTGAAGGCAATTCCTTTGTAACCAATCTAGCAAAGGATTTGAGTCTGGGACAAAGGGAATTCTCCAGGAGGGGGGTTAGAATCCTCTCCAAAGGGAATAAGCTACATTTGCAGCTCAATCAGGAGACGGGGGAATTGTTACTAAATGAAAAACTGGACAGGGAGGAATTGTGTGGGCACACAGAGCCCTGTGTGCTTCGTTTCCAGTTGATGCTAGAGAGTCCTTTAGAATTTTTTCAAGCTGAGCTACAAATAATAGACATAAATGACCACTCTCCAGAGTTCCTGGACAAAGAAATGTTGCTGAAAGTATCAGAGAGCAGTCCTTCTGGAACTACATTTCCTCTGAAGAATGCTCAGGACATGGATGTAGGCCAAAATAATATTGAGAACTATGTGATCAGTCCCAATCCCTATTTTCGGGTCCTTACCCGAAAACGCAGCGATGGCAGGAAATATCCCGAGCTGGTGCTGGAGAAAGCGCTGGATCCACAGGAGGAACCTGAGCTCAAGTTAACTCTCACAGCACAGGATGGCGGCTCTCCTCCACGGTCTGGCACAGCTCAGATCCACGTTGAAGTTGTGGACTTCAATGATAATGCCCCGGAATTCCAGCAGCTCATCTAtagggtgccaca gGTGCAGATTCCTGAAGACAGTCCAATAGGTTTCCTGATTGTCACGGTCTCTGCAACGGATGTAGACCTTGGAGTCAATGGAGAGGTCTCTTATTCACTGTTCCAGGCTTCAGATGAGATTAGCAAAACATTTGCAATCAATCCCTTGACGGGAGAAATTCGACTGAGAGAACAACTTGATTTTGAAAGAGTTCAGTCCTATGAAGTCAATATAGAAGCGAGAGATGCTGGAAGCTTTACTGGAAAATGCGTGGTTCTGATCCAAGTCACTGATGTGAATGACCATGCCCCAGAAGTTACCATGTCTGCATTTACTAGTCCCATATCTGAGAACTCTCCTGAGATGGTGGTTGCAGTTTTCAGTGTGTTAGATCTTGATTCaggagaaaatgggaaaataagtTGTTCCATTCAGGAGGATCTACCCTTTTTCCTGAAATCTTCAGTGGAAAACTTTTATACCCTATTAACAGAGAGACCACTGGACAGAGAGAACACAGCCGAGTACAACATCACCATCACTGTCACAGATTTGGGGACACCAATATTGAAAACACACCTTAACATAACAGTGCAGGTATCAGACGTCAATGATAACTCGCCAATCTTCACGCAAGCATCTTACACCCTATTGGTGCAAGAGAACAACAGCCCCGCCCTGCACATAGGCAGTGTCAACGCCACAGACAGAGACTCAGGCACCAACGCCCAGATCACCTACTCGCTGCTGCCAACCCAGGACTCGCACCTGCCCCTCACCTTGATGGTCTCAATCAACGCAGACAATGGGCAGCTGTTCGCGCTGAGGGCGCTGGACTTTGAGGCCCTGCAGTCATTTGAGTTCCACGTGGGCGCCACAGACCAAGGTTCGCCTGCGCTCAGCAGCCAGGCGCTGGTGCGAGTGGTGGTGCTGGACTACAATGACAACCCACCCTTCGTGCTGTACCCAATGCAGAACGCCTCTGCGCCCTGCACGGAGCTGGTGCCCAGGGCGGCAGAGCAGGGCTACCTGGTCACCAAGGTGGTGGCGGTGGATGAAGACTCGGGCCAGAACGCCTGGCTGTCATACCAGCTGCTCAAGGCCACGGAGCCAGGGCTGTTTGGCGTGTGGGCGCACAATGGCGAGGTGCGCACCGCCAGGCTGCTGAGCGAGCGCGATGCGGCCAGGCACAGGATGGTGGTGCTGATCAAGGACAATGGCGAGCCTCAGCTGTCTGCCAGCGTCACGCTGCACGTGCTGCTGGTGGATGGCTTCTCCCAGCCCTACCTGCCGCTCCCGGAAGTGGCGCCCGAGCGCGCGCAGGGGGACTCGCTCACTGTCTACTTGGTCATCGCCTTGGCCTCTGTGTCATCGCTCTTCCTGTTCTCTGTGCTGGTGTTCGTGGCGGTGAGGCtgtgcaggaggagcagggcggCGCCGCTGGGTGTCTGCTCTGTGCCTGGGGGGCATTTTTCTGGCCACCTAGTGGACGTCCGTGGCACTGGGACTCTGTCCCAGAGCTACCAGTATGAGGTATGCTTGACAGGAGGCTCAGGGACCAGTGAATTCAAGTTTCTGAAGCCTATTTTACCTACTTTCCAAGACCATTCCCTTGGGTCAGAAATGTAACAAAACTCCAACTATAGAAATAACTTAGGTTTCAATATTCagctaaaataa